The DNA region GTCACACAGGTCGTGGGCGAAGCCTTCAGCACGTTCCTCGAGGAGAATCCGCAGGCGGCGAAGGCGATCATTTCGAAATGTCTCACCTCCGCCCGCGCGAGGGATGCGGCGCGCAAGGCGCGCGATCTCGTCATCCGCAAATCGGCGCTCGAGTCATTGACCCTGCCCGGCAAACTGGCGGACTGCTCCGAGCGTGATTCATCCAAGACCGAACTCTACATCGTGGAAGGTGACTCGGCAGGCGGCTCCGCCAAGCAGGGACGCGACCGCCACTTTCAGGCGATCCTGCCGCTGCGCGGTAAGATCCTCAACACCGAGCGCGCCCGCCTCGATAAGATCCTTGGCAACAACGAAGTCAAGGCGCTCATCTCCGCGCTGGGGACCGGCATCGGCGATAACTTCGACATCGAAGGTCTGCGCTACGGGCGCGTCATCATCATGACCGACGCCGACGTGGACGGCAGTCACATCCGCACGCTGCTGCTGACCTTCTTTTTCCGCTACATGCCCAAACTCATCGAAGACGGTCATCTGTACATTGCCCAGCCGCCGCTTTACCGCATCGCGCACAAGAACAACGTCCGATACGTGTACAGCGATAAGGAAAAGGACAAAGTGATGAAGGAGATCGGCGAAAAAGCCAACCTTCAGCGCTACAAAGGTCTCGGCGAAATGAACCCCGACCAGTTGTGGGATACCACCATGAATCCCTCCAACCGCACCCTGCTGCTCGTCACCATCGACGACGCCGCCGAAGCCGACCGCACCTTCGACATGCTCATGGGTGACGCCGTCGACCCGCGCAAGAAATTCATCCAAACCCACGCCAAGAGCGTCCGCAATTTGGATATTTAGAGTTGATCTGTCATCGCTTCAAAAATGCCCTCGATAACGTTTCGAGGGCATTTTCCTTTTAGTACCAGAGTACGGCGTGGCAGATGGAACTTTTACAATCCCTGCGGCGTTCTATGGGGGCAACCAAACGAGGTGTATCATGAAACTTACAACCAACAATCTTATTATATTTTTCGGCATCATGGCATTGTGTCTGCTCGCCATCTTCCCGATCGGCGTGCTTGCCATGCCCTTATTCAAACCCAGCCAGCCCAGCCCGGACCCAAAGGCAACGGTCAATGCGATGGTCACGCAGACGGTCGTCTTCATGACGCTCAACGCCCCGACGCAGACCCCGCCTCCTCCCACGCCGACAGTTGCTCCTGCCACCCAAACCACTGCCCCCATTGTGACCTCGGTCCCTCCCACCGCAGTAACCTACTGTGACTGGGTCGCCTTCGTCAAGGATGTGACTGTGGAAGACGGCACCACCTTTGCCCCCGGCGAGGTCTTCACCAAGACCTGGCGCTTGAAGAACCGCGGCACCTGCACATGGACTCCGGACTACATGCTGGTCTTCAGCAGCGGATCGCAGATGGGCGGCACGACCGCCGCACGCCTGTCCGCTTACGTGGCACCCGGTCAGACCGTGGACGTGTCGGTGACGCTCACCGCGCCCAACACGGCAGGCTCCCACACCGGCTATTGGATGCTTCGCAACCCGTCTGGCACATTGTTCGGCACCGGCACGAAAGCGAACACCTCCTTCTATGTGGACATCCGCGTGCGCGTGGACAATCTCCCGCATGGGACGGTCAGCGGCAGCCTGTGCTATCCCAGCGAGTTCAACCCGCCGATGACGCTGTACTTCGAAAAGGCTGGCACCACCGAAACCATCCAGTTCGCCATCATCGAGAACCAGTTGAAATACAACGTCCTGCTGCCCAACGGAAAATACTATGTCTATGCCTGGGCTCCCGGCTACAATCTCGAAGGCGCCTACACCCACCCGAGCGGCTTGATGAAATCCATCGAAGTCAAAGGCGGACAAGCCACCACCGATATTCATCTGTGTGACTGGAGCCCCGATCCACACGCCCGCGGCGACTAATTGAAAAAGAAAACGTCCCTCGAATTCACCAATTCGGGGGACGTTGCCGTTAAAAACCGAATGCTATAATGGCTTGTGCATACTCGGTGGTTGAGTAGCCGCGAAGCGGCGTACCGAAACCACCAAGTACAGAAAAAACCATCGTCATAAAAAGTATCGCCATTAACTGTTGGTTTCGATACGCTTCACTACTCAACCAACGGGGTTGATATTCATTGAAAAAGGAATCATCCAGTGACCATCACCTACCGCCAAGCGGACATCGCAGATTCGTACAACGTTTTCAAGGTCTTCCTGCGTTCCATCATGGACTACAGCGAGCGTATGAACGTGCAAGCCATCACGGGCGGAAATGACCCCGAAAAACTCGCGTCCATTTGGGAGAGCCGCAAGCCGCTGTTCGATTTTCTCGCGCGGGACGCATCCCAATTTTGGGTGGCGGAACGGGACGGCGAGATTCTGGGCTACGCCCGCACGATCGAGCATGACGGGCTTCAGGAGTTGACCGAGTTCTTCGTATCCCCGAATCAGCAGTCGGCGGGGATCGGAAGCGGATTGTTATCCCGCGCATTTGCGGACAACGGCGCGACGTATCGCACCATCATCGCCACGCTGGATGAACGCGCGTTGTATCGCTATATGCAGATGGGCGTGTACGGGCGGACCATGCTCAAGTATTTTTACCGCAAAGCCGAAACTGTGAGCGTGCCGGGCGATCTCGTCATCGAGCCGTTGGATCTGGGCGTTCATCTCGAAGCGATCCACCGCATTGACCGCGTGATCCTCAACCACGCGCGCGGAAGCATCCACGAGTGGCTGGCGGGCGCGCGCGATGGGTTCGTGTACAAACGCGACGCGGACGTGGTCGGCTATGGCTATGTCGGCGGCAGCCACGGACCGTTCGCCGTGCTGGACGATGACGATTTCCCCGCCGTGCTGGCGCATGCCGAAAGCCGCATGGCGGAGCAGGGCGAAGAGTTTGGCGTTTCCGTGCCGCTCGTCAACCGCAAGGCAATCGATTTCCTGACAGCGAGAAAATACAAGATTGACTCGTTCTCCGCGCTCCTGATGAGCAACGTCCCCTTCGGGAAGTTCGAGAATTATCTGACCTTTGCGCCGGAGTTCTTTTTGTAACCTACCCCATCAACCTCGCCACTCTTCTCTCGATCTGCACCGCGTTAATACTTGATATTGTCCGGCACCGTCATTTCGAATTTTCGACAGGCATCTGTTTGGCAGGACTTCAACTCTTCCAGCCAGGCATGCAAGATCAAGAGTGTTTCCGTATCGAGCGTGCCAGCAATATTCATCAATTGATAAGGGTCGGCGATCAGGTCATAAAATTCGATCTCGCCGTTCTCATATTCAACATAAACAAAGTTCTCCCCCCTGATGCCGCGATAAGCGATCACCGGGGATGCCCTATCCGGGTCGCCTATTTCGATCAATAAAGCACTGCGCCATTCCTGCGGCTCTGCTTGCTGTTGATCGAAGAAATGGACAAAGGAACGCCCGTCTACAAATGATGCGCTCCGTGCGCCGGTCAACTCCGCGATCGTCGGTGCAATATCAATATTCGCCGTCATCTCTTGGATGGTGGTATTGGGCTGGATGCCCGGTCCGCGGATCAGAAGCGGGACGCGAATATCCTCTTCGTAGGGCAGCATCTTCCCCGATGGAAGATCATGCTCCCCCATATGAAAGCCGTTGTCGGATGTAAAGAAGATGTATGTGTTATCCAATTGTCCATTCTGCTCGAGCAATTGGACCAAAGCCAGAACCATTTCATCCACCGCCAGCATGGATTGAACACGCTTCACGAAAAGAGCATCCGCATCTCCGACCTCGAACGATCCTCCGCTCTCCCTGATGTTCCGGACGATCAACGGTTTGTCGGAAGTGTCAGCCTCATGAAACGACTCACCCTTCGGATATTCCACATCCAGGAATAGTTCTGAGTGACGCGGGGCAGGCGTGCTCGGTCCATGCGGGGCATAAGGGGAAATAAAGAGAAAGAACGGGGAACGGGTCTGCGCGCTTTGATTGATGAACTCAATGGCTTTATTCGTGAGGACGTCCGTGCTGTACTCTTCCGCGCTCTCACCATAATCGACCAGTTTCCCATTCTCGTTCAGGACATAGTTCGTGAAAAAATCAGCGGACTTTCTTTCACTGGTAAGGAAAACACGCCAATCATCCCAACCGGGCGGGACATAGGTCCTTTTTACCCCGGCAGGATACAGGTTCAAAAATTTTCCCATGTAGGATGTGGTATACCCGGCGCGTTTCATCCATGTGGCGATGGTATCCGCATTGTTCTCTTTATCATGGAATTGTTCGAAGCCCGGGGAGTTCTCAAAGACCCCGGTATTGTGCGGGTATTGTCCGCGCAAGATAGATGCCCGTGAGGGACAGCACACGGGGGACGTGACAAAATAATTCGTAAAAACAGCCCCCTCCTGCGCAATCAACCGGTTCGTATGTTCCAAGTAAGGCAGCAGGGTAAAATCCATATCATCAGCCATGATGAAGATGATATTTGGCGGCGGATCATTTGGGTCGAATTTTTGCATACTACAGGATAATCCTGTAAACAACAAGAGAAATATAACGATCAATACACCATGAAAGTTAGCCCAAGTTTTCATATCTCACCCTACCATCATCCTCGCCGCGCGTCTTCCGATCTCCACCGCGAAATTCGTCCCGCGGTCCCACGGGTAGACCTGGCTCATCGAAGCAAAGTACAAGCCTTCGATGGGCGTCTGGATGGCGGGAATGTTCTTCGAATGTCCCACCAGCGGCACGGGCTGGGCGTAGTTCGTTTTGTGAACCCAGATTTTGTTGATCCACTCGCGCTTGAATTCGGGGTTGAACTTTTGGAAGGCGGGGATGAACTGCTGGAGCAGTTCATCCCCGCTCATCGAAAAATACTCGTGTCCCAGCTCTAGGTAATCGCCCGCGTACACAATATGGTCACCGCCAAAATTTTCCTTCGACACAAAATTCGTATGCTCCACCAGCGCCAAAAACGGGTAGCCCGCCTCCTTCGGCACGTTGAACCAGTAATACTTCTCCTTCGAAAGCTGGTGCTTGAGCGAGAGCGTCATCACCACCGCGCCCATCGACTTCAACTCCAGCAGTCCCTTCAAATAGGATTCAGGCAGACTCGGACATAACTTCGCAAGCAGATTCGGCGACGCGGTGACCAAGACTTTATCGAAGGATTCGCCGTCCACGCTCAAACTACCCGACGCCTGTTCCTGACTAATAGACTTGATACTCGCCCCAAGCCGAATCTCCACTCCCTGCCCGCGCAGTTTCTCCGCGAACAGATCCGCGAACTTTTGGAAGCCGCCCTCGAACGTGCCGAGCCGCGTCGTCCGCGCCTTGATGCGCGCCCACATCCACGCCATGTTAACGTCCTTATAGAACGGACCGAACTTCCCGATCAACAATGGCTTCCACATCTGCTCGTAGACTTGTTTCCCCGCGTACTTCATCATCCATGAGTCGGCGGTCATTTTTTCCAACGCGCGCCAGTTATTCGTCAGGCGGAGAAACAACCCGACGAATCCAAACCTGATTTTGTTCAGACCAAATCCAAGTCCGGGAAAGCGAAGCGCATTGAGGATCGAGTCAAAGGGATACCACTTATCCTTGTACAGCATCACCGTGTACGGGCGCGGAAAGATGACCTTGTCCTCCAATCCCAACTCGCGGATCAACCCCAGCATCTCACTGTCCGACTGGAACCAGTGGTGATAGAACTTCTCCACCGACCAATCCCAATGCGGCTCCTTGAATCCGCTCGCCAGCCCGCCCGCGTACTCCGCCGACTCGAAAATGGTCACCTCGTGACCCGCCTTGCGTAAATCCCACGCGGCAGCCATGCCGCCGTATCCTGCTCCAATGATTGCGATTTTCATATATCCTCGTTTTTCGTCATTGCTTCGTCGCCCTACGGGCTCTTCGCAATGACGGAAAGAAAATTATTTCTCTATTTCCGTCCTGAGTGTATCACTCCACTTAATGCCCTCGCGCGCCAGATAATACCCGCCCAGCAATGTGATCGGCAGCCACAATGCCACATGCAACACGAGCGTGTATCCCGCCGCGGTGGCTTGACTCACGCCATACGCCGTAAGGACGGCGATGCCGGGCGCGTCGAAGGTGCCGATGTAGCCCGGCGCGGACGGGATGGTGGTGGCAAGGTTGACGATGCCGTTCATCAGCATCAGCGCAAAGAACGAGACCTCGAAATCGAAGGCGTGCATCACGAACCAATATTTGCCCGTCTCCAACAGCCAGATGATGACCGATGTGAAAAAGACCATCAACACGTTGAAGGGGGAGCGCAGCGAGGCAAGTCCATCCAGAAATTTGTGCATGATGCCCGTGATCTTTTCATGCAGGCGTCTTGGTGTAAGCCGCTCGATCATCCCCAAGCCGAAATTGGCGGTGACTTGCGGGAACATCGCCGCCAGCAAAAAGACAGCCAGCGCGCCGATGAAAACTCCCGTGCCGTAGAGTGCCACTTCCTGAATATTGCCCACAAAGCCCGATGCGCCCGTCAGTTTTGCCAATTCCGTCAAATTGACGAAGATGAACGCCAGCATCACCACGCCGTCGAAGATGCGCTCGACGATGATGGTCGCCAGCGAAGCGGAGACGGGCACGCCCTCCCGCCGTTTCAAGATGACGGCGCGCAGCACCTCCCCCGCTCGGGCGGGATAAATATTGTTGCCCATGTAGCCGATGACAGTGACAGGAAACATGGTCCTCGTGGGAATCTTCTTGATCGGTCCCAGCAGGTAGTGCCAGCGCCACGCCCGGATCCACACGCCGATGAAATATACGCCAACCCCCGGAATGAGCCAGATGTACTTCGCTGTTTGAACCGCGCCCCAGAAATCGCCGAGGTGAAGTCCGCGCAGGGCGAGCCACAAAAACAGGATGCTGATCAGCACCCCGAGCCATAAATGCCATTTTTTCATAGGCGCTGATTTTACACCATCGGCTATAATTCCGCGTTCGTTTGAACCCATGTAATTGCGATGGCTGATGGTTGAGTAGCGCCGAAGGCGCATATCGAAACCCAGCTATCGCAATTACATACCCAATGAAAGGTACCAAAGCATGAAAAAATATTGGAATTACAGCCGCGACTACATTCTCATCATCGTCGCGGCATTTATACAAGCCATAAGCCTGCAGATCTTTTACGTCCCTGCCAACCTGGCATCGGGCGGCGTGAGCGGCATCGCGCAGTTGATCAATCACTTCACGGGCTGGCCCATCGGCTTGATGGTCTTCGTCGGCAATGTGCCGCTCTTCCTGCTCGGCTGGCGCTTCCTCGGCGGACGCCGTTTCGCCATCCGCACCGCCTTTGCCATCGCAACCTACTCCCTGCTGACGGATCTGATCCTGCGCACACCGCTCTTTGCCCCCGACGGCGCAGCGACGATCCTTATCAACGACCTGCAAGGCGACAGTTTCATCAACTCGCTCTATGCCGCCATCGTCAGCGGCATCGGCTACGGACTGGTCTATCGCGCGCGCGGCACCAGCGGCGGCTCGGACATCCTCGCCCGCATTCT from Anaerolineales bacterium includes:
- a CDS encoding NBR1-Ig-like domain-containing protein, producing the protein MKLTTNNLIIFFGIMALCLLAIFPIGVLAMPLFKPSQPSPDPKATVNAMVTQTVVFMTLNAPTQTPPPPTPTVAPATQTTAPIVTSVPPTAVTYCDWVAFVKDVTVEDGTTFAPGEVFTKTWRLKNRGTCTWTPDYMLVFSSGSQMGGTTAARLSAYVAPGQTVDVSVTLTAPNTAGSHTGYWMLRNPSGTLFGTGTKANTSFYVDIRVRVDNLPHGTVSGSLCYPSEFNPPMTLYFEKAGTTETIQFAIIENQLKYNVLLPNGKYYVYAWAPGYNLEGAYTHPSGLMKSIEVKGGQATTDIHLCDWSPDPHARGD
- a CDS encoding lysylphosphatidylglycerol synthase transmembrane domain-containing protein, with the translated sequence MKKWHLWLGVLISILFLWLALRGLHLGDFWGAVQTAKYIWLIPGVGVYFIGVWIRAWRWHYLLGPIKKIPTRTMFPVTVIGYMGNNIYPARAGEVLRAVILKRREGVPVSASLATIIVERIFDGVVMLAFIFVNLTELAKLTGASGFVGNIQEVALYGTGVFIGALAVFLLAAMFPQVTANFGLGMIERLTPRRLHEKITGIMHKFLDGLASLRSPFNVLMVFFTSVIIWLLETGKYWFVMHAFDFEVSFFALMLMNGIVNLATTIPSAPGYIGTFDAPGIAVLTAYGVSQATAAGYTLVLHVALWLPITLLGGYYLAREGIKWSDTLRTEIEK
- a CDS encoding sulfatase; protein product: MQKFDPNDPPPNIIFIMADDMDFTLLPYLEHTNRLIAQEGAVFTNYFVTSPVCCPSRASILRGQYPHNTGVFENSPGFEQFHDKENNADTIATWMKRAGYTTSYMGKFLNLYPAGVKRTYVPPGWDDWRVFLTSERKSADFFTNYVLNENGKLVDYGESAEEYSTDVLTNKAIEFINQSAQTRSPFFLFISPYAPHGPSTPAPRHSELFLDVEYPKGESFHEADTSDKPLIVRNIRESGGSFEVGDADALFVKRVQSMLAVDEMVLALVQLLEQNGQLDNTYIFFTSDNGFHMGEHDLPSGKMLPYEEDIRVPLLIRGPGIQPNTTIQEMTANIDIAPTIAELTGARSASFVDGRSFVHFFDQQQAEPQEWRSALLIEIGDPDRASPVIAYRGIRGENFVYVEYENGEIEFYDLIADPYQLMNIAGTLDTETLLILHAWLEELKSCQTDACRKFEMTVPDNIKY
- a CDS encoding NAD(P)/FAD-dependent oxidoreductase; this translates as MKIAIIGAGYGGMAAAWDLRKAGHEVTIFESAEYAGGLASGFKEPHWDWSVEKFYHHWFQSDSEMLGLIRELGLEDKVIFPRPYTVMLYKDKWYPFDSILNALRFPGLGFGLNKIRFGFVGLFLRLTNNWRALEKMTADSWMMKYAGKQVYEQMWKPLLIGKFGPFYKDVNMAWMWARIKARTTRLGTFEGGFQKFADLFAEKLRGQGVEIRLGASIKSISQEQASGSLSVDGESFDKVLVTASPNLLAKLCPSLPESYLKGLLELKSMGAVVMTLSLKHQLSKEKYYWFNVPKEAGYPFLALVEHTNFVSKENFGGDHIVYAGDYLELGHEYFSMSGDELLQQFIPAFQKFNPEFKREWINKIWVHKTNYAQPVPLVGHSKNIPAIQTPIEGLYFASMSQVYPWDRGTNFAVEIGRRAARMMVG
- a CDS encoding YitT family protein; this translates as MKKYWNYSRDYILIIVAAFIQAISLQIFYVPANLASGGVSGIAQLINHFTGWPIGLMVFVGNVPLFLLGWRFLGGRRFAIRTAFAIATYSLLTDLILRTPLFAPDGAATILINDLQGDSFINSLYAAIVSGIGYGLVYRARGTSGGSDILARILNHWRGVSMTQSYLMVDTVVILSAGFIFGWRQALYAMITLYVSGLVAETVLEGGTTSRTAMIVTDKAKEVSARVIESLQRGVTFLQGTGAYTGTPRPVLYCVVSRSEIATLKTIVNEIDPDAFMVIGVAHEALGEGFKPLKGR
- a CDS encoding GNAT family N-acetyltransferase; this encodes MTITYRQADIADSYNVFKVFLRSIMDYSERMNVQAITGGNDPEKLASIWESRKPLFDFLARDASQFWVAERDGEILGYARTIEHDGLQELTEFFVSPNQQSAGIGSGLLSRAFADNGATYRTIIATLDERALYRYMQMGVYGRTMLKYFYRKAETVSVPGDLVIEPLDLGVHLEAIHRIDRVILNHARGSIHEWLAGARDGFVYKRDADVVGYGYVGGSHGPFAVLDDDDFPAVLAHAESRMAEQGEEFGVSVPLVNRKAIDFLTARKYKIDSFSALLMSNVPFGKFENYLTFAPEFFL